The Algoriphagus sp. TR-M9 genome has a window encoding:
- a CDS encoding cytochrome ubiquinol oxidase subunit I, whose translation MDDLFAARSQMALSLGFHIIFACIGMVMPFFMATSHYKYLKTKDTVYMDLTKAWSKGVAIFFATGAVSGTMLSFELGLLWPEFMLHAGPIFGMPFSLEGTAFFIEAIALGFFLYGWGRFNPWFHWFTGVIVGLSGLASGILVVAANGWMNSPSGFDYVNGEFLNIDPIAAMFNEAWFTQALHMTLAAFVATGFAVAGIHAYLLMKGENKAFHQKAFTIALIFGAVAAVLQPISGDISAKDIAVRQPAKLAAMEAHYHTEEAADLIIGGIPDEEAKEVNYAIKIPGALSFLAHGDFDAEVIGLDQFPEEHHPPVTVTHFAFQIMVGLGMILVGLSLLYFFSLWKKKNWLAQPWFLWLFALATPLGFIAVEAGWTVTEVGRQPWIIYEIMLTKDAVTPMPGISYSFYIFTAIYLSLTAIVGFLLVRQIKAVSQKPTLTPSTSSDS comes from the coding sequence ATGGATGATCTTTTTGCTGCCCGCTCCCAAATGGCTCTATCGCTGGGCTTTCATATCATCTTTGCTTGTATAGGTATGGTGATGCCTTTTTTCATGGCCACCTCTCATTACAAATACTTGAAAACAAAGGATACTGTGTATATGGATCTCACCAAAGCCTGGAGCAAAGGCGTGGCGATTTTCTTTGCCACCGGCGCGGTATCCGGGACCATGCTTTCTTTCGAATTGGGTTTACTTTGGCCGGAATTTATGCTCCATGCCGGACCTATTTTCGGAATGCCGTTTTCTCTGGAGGGGACGGCGTTTTTTATAGAGGCCATTGCACTGGGATTTTTTCTCTATGGCTGGGGTAGGTTCAATCCCTGGTTTCACTGGTTCACAGGTGTAATAGTAGGACTCAGCGGTTTGGCTTCGGGGATTTTAGTGGTAGCTGCAAATGGCTGGATGAACAGTCCTAGTGGTTTTGACTATGTCAATGGGGAATTCCTGAATATTGATCCCATCGCTGCTATGTTCAATGAAGCTTGGTTTACCCAGGCCCTGCATATGACCCTGGCGGCTTTTGTAGCCACAGGTTTTGCAGTGGCAGGCATACACGCCTACTTATTGATGAAGGGAGAGAACAAAGCTTTCCACCAAAAAGCATTTACCATAGCCCTGATTTTTGGAGCTGTGGCGGCTGTTCTTCAACCTATCTCCGGAGATATTTCAGCTAAGGATATCGCAGTGCGGCAACCCGCAAAACTAGCGGCAATGGAAGCGCATTACCATACTGAAGAAGCTGCAGACTTGATTATTGGGGGGATTCCCGATGAAGAGGCTAAAGAAGTAAATTATGCCATTAAAATTCCAGGAGCGTTAAGCTTTTTGGCCCATGGGGATTTTGATGCTGAGGTGATAGGGCTGGATCAGTTTCCGGAGGAACATCATCCACCTGTTACGGTCACGCACTTTGCCTTTCAGATTATGGTTGGGTTGGGGATGATTTTGGTGGGCTTGAGTTTACTGTATTTTTTCTCACTCTGGAAAAAGAAAAACTGGCTGGCCCAACCTTGGTTTCTCTGGCTATTTGCTTTGGCTACACCTTTGGGATTTATCGCCGTGGAAGCTGGATGGACCGTGACCGAGGTAGGCCGACAGCCCTGGATCATCTATGAAATCATGCTTACCAAAGATGCGGTAACGCCTATGCCGGGAATCAGCTATTCCTTTTACATTTTCACTGCAATCTATCTTTCCCTTACGGCAATTGTGGGTTTTCTGCTGGTAAGACAAATTAAGGCTGTATCCCAAAAGCCAACACTTACACCAAGTACTTCCTCTGACTCTTAA
- a CDS encoding bestrophin family protein: MYVKRYYSFWMTVRWSKYSLIYGLLYSTFIIVLYELTNIPFSLPWQPISVIGIAVAFFLGFKNNSSYDRTWEARKIWGAIVNESRTFATGILSLPKSDLPFEEKRKLILRHLAWLLALKHVMRKEKTWEHNLPVNKLNFIPGFIKEYYDGLFVEIEQYLDKDELEELKSYSNLPSQLLKNQSKAIGTLHEKGFISDYKQVWLHELIGKLYTNQGMSERIKNFPFPRQYASTGLWITYIFCALIPFGLLDIFAESSALHYWLTIPFSAIIIWTFFVVDRIGDYSENPFEGGYNDVPISSIARAIEIDLLEMLGEKNIPESYQTENGFLM, translated from the coding sequence ATGTATGTAAAGCGTTATTATAGTTTTTGGATGACAGTGCGCTGGTCTAAGTATTCATTGATTTATGGACTGCTCTATTCCACCTTCATCATTGTACTCTACGAACTCACCAATATCCCTTTCTCCTTACCCTGGCAACCTATCTCTGTGATAGGTATTGCGGTGGCATTTTTCCTGGGTTTCAAAAACAACTCCTCGTATGACCGAACCTGGGAAGCGCGTAAAATATGGGGAGCCATAGTCAATGAAAGCAGAACCTTCGCGACTGGGATTCTCAGTTTACCTAAATCAGACTTACCATTCGAGGAGAAAAGAAAGCTTATTCTTCGCCATCTGGCTTGGCTTTTGGCACTAAAGCATGTGATGCGAAAGGAAAAAACCTGGGAGCACAACCTTCCGGTGAACAAACTGAATTTCATCCCAGGCTTTATCAAGGAGTATTACGATGGATTGTTTGTGGAAATAGAACAATACCTGGACAAGGATGAGCTGGAAGAACTGAAAAGCTACAGCAATCTCCCTTCCCAACTCCTCAAAAACCAAAGTAAGGCTATTGGGACGCTGCATGAAAAGGGCTTCATCAGCGATTACAAGCAGGTTTGGCTGCATGAACTTATCGGCAAGCTCTACACCAATCAGGGAATGAGTGAGCGGATCAAAAACTTCCCTTTTCCCAGACAGTATGCTTCCACAGGTCTCTGGATCACCTACATTTTCTGTGCGCTGATTCCCTTTGGTTTATTGGATATTTTTGCAGAGTCCTCAGCCTTGCATTATTGGCTTACCATCCCATTTTCAGCGATTATCATCTGGACATTCTTTGTGGTGGACAGGATAGGTGACTATTCCGAAAATCCATTTGAAGGAGGGTACAATGATGTGCCGATTTCATCTATTGCCAGAGCCATAGAGATAGATTTACTCGAAATGCTGGGCGAAAAGAATATTCCCGAGTCTTACCAAACGGAGAATGGGTTTTTGATGTAA
- a CDS encoding head GIN domain-containing protein, which yields MKIHSKILAFAFTAFVMVSCAQAQQSETRTPGHFTKVHSGGSWEVILTQGDKEEILIEARGVSLDKVKTEINGDVLNVGLERGNYNNVKLKFHITYRDLEGIRCSGSGEMKLNSPVRSEAFYAGLSGSGDIYMESLEARELEVSISGSADIEINGGAVDMAEIKQSGSGDFYGETLAIGQLEVSKSGSGDTHVGDLGEISVRSSGSGDVIYSGSPRMGDIKVSGSSSIRKR from the coding sequence ATGAAAATCCATTCAAAAATTTTAGCATTTGCGTTCACAGCTTTCGTGATGGTCTCATGCGCTCAGGCTCAACAATCAGAAACCAGAACTCCTGGCCACTTCACCAAAGTACATTCCGGAGGAAGCTGGGAGGTGATTCTTACTCAGGGAGACAAAGAGGAAATCCTCATAGAAGCCAGGGGAGTGTCTCTGGACAAGGTGAAAACAGAAATCAATGGGGATGTGCTGAATGTAGGCCTGGAGCGCGGCAACTACAACAATGTGAAATTGAAATTCCACATTACTTACCGGGACCTGGAAGGAATAAGATGCTCCGGCTCTGGGGAGATGAAACTGAACTCACCGGTACGCTCAGAGGCGTTTTATGCAGGACTTTCAGGTTCTGGGGATATTTATATGGAGTCCTTAGAGGCCAGAGAACTGGAAGTCTCGATTTCCGGATCCGCAGATATAGAAATCAACGGTGGGGCAGTGGATATGGCAGAAATCAAACAGTCCGGCTCAGGCGACTTTTATGGGGAAACGCTGGCGATAGGACAGCTTGAGGTTTCAAAATCCGGTTCGGGTGACACCCATGTTGGGGACCTAGGCGAAATATCCGTAAGATCTTCTGGATCAGGCGATGTGATCTACTCCGGATCTCCAAGAATGGGAGACATCAAAGTTTCCGGTTCCAGCAGTATCCGCAAAAGGTAA
- a CDS encoding ABC transporter permease: MFKNYFKIVFRNAKKNPLYVFINLLGLSIGMAVSILIFLYVQHELSYDTYHTQADRIYRVSRSWNNGDGETSLHLGHLAPPFGPLIKSDFEDQVDEVVRLFNSGLLIKSGENSFVEDEFFFADPELFDVFSWKMIEGDPVAALNQADGVLVSESIARKYFGSESAIGKELLGEVQGLQLTFQVRGVFEDIPDNTHMHPDFIASMAPVIQFYGGLEPFMSNFGSNNFSTYLLLKEGYDYQALEAQLPALIDRNMGEAQAGVPQSQTTALHLWPITDIHLHSNLDSEIEANSNIEYVYTYLAVALFILLIACINFMNLSTARSSLRSMEVGIRKVMGADRRRLIKQFMGESFVMAFISMILAVLIVFLFLPTFAAFTQKQLHLDFISNPEYLLSLLGLVVCVGLLAGSYPALFLSGFTPSRVLKGTFKAGKGHENFRSVLVVGQFAISVMLIVAVIVVVRQLDFMQSKALGFDKEDVVVLPASTEITENYQLIKDRLMNHPGISAVTISSRVPSARLLDSQGGSAEVNGEMSQLTVRIADIHVGHDFIQTYGIPMVAGRDFDYHLASDSTGAFVLNESAVRAIGWTSPEAAVGQKFNYGGRSGFVTGVMKDFHFESLHQPIVPMVFMITQDRSYAVSMKIDKAQKAETLAYLQGEWADLNPGYPFEPIFVDEGFNRQYEAEQRVKTIFTFFSALAILISVLGLLGLTTFATEQRTREIGIRKVMGAETGNILVLLAKDFMKLVMLGFLIAIPVSWFGMNTWLDDFAYKIGISWTVFLWAGTIAGAIAAITVMSQSLKAAWADPVKSIKSE, encoded by the coding sequence ATGTTTAAAAATTACTTCAAAATCGTCTTCAGAAACGCGAAGAAAAATCCACTTTACGTTTTCATAAACCTGCTGGGCTTATCCATAGGGATGGCTGTCAGTATACTGATTTTCCTTTATGTACAGCATGAGCTTAGCTATGATACCTATCATACGCAGGCAGATCGAATTTATAGAGTTTCCAGAAGCTGGAACAACGGCGATGGAGAAACCAGTCTTCATCTGGGACACCTGGCGCCTCCATTTGGTCCATTGATCAAGTCCGATTTTGAAGATCAGGTAGATGAGGTGGTTCGGCTGTTTAATTCAGGCTTGCTGATTAAGTCCGGAGAAAACTCCTTTGTGGAGGATGAATTCTTTTTTGCTGACCCGGAGTTGTTTGATGTGTTTTCCTGGAAAATGATTGAAGGGGACCCGGTAGCTGCTTTGAACCAGGCCGATGGGGTGTTGGTTTCTGAGTCCATTGCCCGGAAATATTTCGGTAGCGAATCTGCTATTGGCAAAGAACTATTGGGTGAGGTGCAAGGATTGCAGCTTACCTTTCAGGTGCGAGGGGTTTTTGAGGATATTCCGGACAATACCCACATGCACCCGGACTTTATAGCTTCCATGGCTCCTGTGATCCAGTTTTATGGAGGCTTAGAGCCTTTCATGAGTAATTTTGGCTCCAATAATTTCTCTACGTACCTGCTCCTTAAAGAGGGCTACGATTACCAGGCGCTGGAAGCACAGCTGCCGGCACTGATAGACCGAAATATGGGAGAGGCCCAGGCAGGAGTGCCTCAGTCCCAAACTACTGCCCTGCACCTTTGGCCTATTACGGACATCCACCTGCATTCCAATCTAGATTCAGAGATAGAAGCCAATAGTAATATTGAATACGTCTATACCTATTTGGCTGTAGCCTTATTCATTTTATTGATCGCATGTATCAACTTTATGAATCTCTCCACAGCCAGGTCTTCGCTCAGATCTATGGAGGTGGGCATTCGCAAGGTGATGGGGGCAGACCGCAGGCGCTTGATCAAGCAATTTATGGGAGAATCCTTCGTGATGGCCTTTATTTCCATGATTTTGGCAGTGCTGATCGTCTTCCTTTTTCTACCCACTTTTGCAGCTTTCACCCAAAAACAGCTTCACCTGGACTTTATTTCAAATCCTGAGTATCTGCTTTCTCTGTTGGGATTGGTAGTTTGTGTGGGGCTATTGGCCGGTAGCTATCCTGCTCTTTTTCTCTCAGGATTTACACCTTCCAGAGTTTTGAAAGGCACTTTCAAAGCTGGTAAAGGCCATGAGAATTTCAGATCAGTACTGGTAGTAGGTCAGTTTGCCATCTCGGTGATGCTGATTGTGGCAGTGATCGTGGTGGTACGCCAATTGGATTTTATGCAATCCAAAGCGCTGGGATTTGACAAGGAAGATGTAGTAGTGCTGCCCGCCAGTACTGAAATCACTGAAAATTACCAACTCATCAAAGACAGGCTGATGAATCACCCGGGGATTTCTGCAGTGACCATTTCCAGTAGGGTGCCTTCCGCTAGGTTGCTGGATTCGCAGGGGGGTAGTGCTGAGGTGAATGGCGAAATGTCCCAACTCACTGTTCGAATCGCTGATATCCATGTGGGCCATGATTTTATCCAGACCTATGGTATTCCTATGGTAGCCGGTAGAGATTTTGATTATCACCTGGCGAGCGATTCTACAGGCGCTTTCGTTCTGAATGAGTCCGCTGTTCGCGCTATTGGCTGGACCAGCCCGGAAGCAGCAGTAGGCCAAAAGTTTAATTATGGAGGGCGATCCGGCTTTGTGACCGGGGTAATGAAGGATTTTCATTTTGAATCCTTACACCAGCCTATTGTTCCGATGGTTTTTATGATTACGCAGGATAGATCCTATGCCGTGAGTATGAAAATCGATAAAGCCCAAAAGGCGGAGACTTTGGCATACTTACAGGGGGAATGGGCAGATTTGAATCCCGGATACCCTTTTGAGCCCATCTTTGTAGATGAGGGTTTCAATCGGCAGTATGAAGCTGAGCAGCGGGTCAAAACCATATTTACCTTCTTTTCTGCCTTGGCGATTTTGATTTCAGTGCTCGGACTGCTAGGTCTGACCACATTTGCTACGGAACAGCGCACCCGAGAGATCGGCATTCGAAAAGTGATGGGAGCAGAGACAGGTAATATTTTGGTTTTGTTAGCCAAGGATTTTATGAAACTGGTCATGCTAGGTTTTCTGATCGCTATTCCGGTTTCCTGGTTTGGGATGAATACCTGGCTGGATGATTTTGCTTATAAAATCGGCATCAGTTGGACGGTTTTTCTATGGGCAGGAACGATCGCGGGAGCCATAGCTGCCATCACGGTGATGTCGCAATCCTTAAAAGCTGCTTGGGCAGACCCGGTAAAGAGCATCAAGAGCGAGTGA
- a CDS encoding head GIN domain-containing protein has product MKGSKLFAWVFILFLMGTTAQAQTETRTPGSFNRVNSSGSWDVIIAIGNKDEVRLVSQDFDLDKVITEVEDGNLEIKLEKGNHRNVNFTAYVTVRDLKAVGLGGSGNISLESDISSKSFSIGSSGSGNILIPYLETGALNVGMSGSGKVKINGGSSNSANIGQSGSGSFDALELMAGDVKIGKSGSGATSIGVSGDLRVGASGSGNVYIKGNPTSQSIGSSGSARIIRK; this is encoded by the coding sequence ATGAAAGGCTCTAAACTATTTGCATGGGTATTTATCCTGTTTCTGATGGGAACTACCGCTCAGGCGCAAACCGAAACCAGAACTCCAGGCTCTTTCAATCGGGTCAATTCATCGGGTTCTTGGGATGTGATCATAGCTATTGGAAATAAGGATGAAGTAAGACTGGTTTCCCAGGATTTTGACTTGGACAAAGTGATCACCGAAGTAGAGGATGGGAACTTAGAAATTAAACTGGAAAAGGGAAATCACAGGAATGTAAACTTTACTGCCTATGTGACGGTGAGGGATTTGAAAGCTGTGGGACTAGGAGGTTCAGGAAACATCAGTTTAGAATCGGATATTTCAAGCAAAAGCTTCTCTATAGGAAGTTCTGGATCTGGCAATATCCTAATCCCTTATCTGGAAACTGGCGCATTGAATGTAGGCATGAGTGGTTCAGGCAAAGTCAAAATCAATGGAGGTAGTAGCAACTCAGCCAATATAGGTCAATCGGGTTCAGGATCATTTGATGCCTTGGAACTGATGGCCGGAGATGTGAAAATCGGTAAATCAGGTTCTGGTGCTACTTCCATAGGAGTAAGTGGAGACTTGCGGGTGGGAGCCTCTGGATCTGGAAACGTCTATATCAAAGGCAACCCTACCAGTCAATCCATTGGCAGTTCTGGATCGGCCCGGATAATCAGAAAATGA
- a CDS encoding ATP-binding protein, protein MIPHLLVWIVPFLLPAQQSQTDSLKNLLVQADNDSVKASALYHLSKLYYTYDQDTAILYGMEAASLAKENGFEKIGANALNIVGVSYLIQSDYEKSLSTHLEALGIRENLQDTVGIIESTMNLGNIYYRLKELEKAVKQYEKSLELAQLINHERAMSLLYNNLGSYYLDRWLSWKESEDFNQTKAYLEKSKAIKEKLNDKRSLTNTLLQLGELYYESGEKQQAILLLRQALEISQEMNDTEGRLSSLGTLSDYHRDNNSLDLAIAYATQAYELAAETKSNYQISIAASKMAHLSALNRDFEKAYEYQRINEASNDSIFNDSRAKIRAELEVQYESEKKELENQKLLKEQELAALTITRKNELLLIFIAVAILLIAVAWYQRRTNQKLRAVTKKLKEYNTKVKSQNQQIQLQSDELNSSNLQLKKANHFRDKLFSIISHDLRTPFSSLNNSLDLWKSGDLSKEEMDYVLAAIASDAHAASSLLSNLLTWARTQMSSDEVEKKEVSIQDLVASNQHLFAKQLEQKKLVLENHVPANFTVYTDPDRLDFIIRNALSNSIKFTPTGGRIHIQVAPDHPSALLIKDSGKGMDENQIDSLFENKQFSSSGTDGEQGTGIGLMLVKDFADSIGAGISISSEKGNGTTFKIIFS, encoded by the coding sequence ATGATTCCTCACTTACTGGTTTGGATAGTTCCCTTTTTATTGCCTGCTCAGCAATCACAGACTGATAGTCTGAAAAACCTGCTAGTTCAAGCGGATAATGACTCGGTCAAAGCTTCCGCCTTGTACCATTTAAGTAAGCTTTATTATACCTACGATCAGGATACGGCGATCCTCTATGGAATGGAAGCTGCCTCACTCGCCAAGGAAAATGGGTTTGAAAAAATAGGAGCAAATGCCCTCAATATTGTAGGCGTCTCCTATTTGATTCAATCAGACTATGAAAAATCCCTGAGTACCCACCTGGAAGCACTGGGTATCCGGGAGAATCTACAGGATACGGTAGGGATCATTGAGTCCACCATGAACCTGGGAAATATCTACTATCGTCTCAAAGAACTGGAAAAGGCTGTCAAGCAATATGAAAAATCTCTGGAGCTAGCGCAGCTGATCAATCATGAGCGTGCCATGAGCCTATTGTATAATAATCTGGGCAGCTACTACCTGGACCGGTGGTTATCCTGGAAAGAAAGTGAAGACTTCAATCAGACCAAAGCGTATCTGGAGAAATCCAAGGCTATTAAAGAAAAGCTAAACGATAAGCGCAGCCTCACCAATACCCTGCTTCAGCTGGGAGAATTATACTATGAGTCAGGAGAAAAGCAGCAGGCAATCCTCCTACTCAGGCAGGCACTAGAGATCTCCCAGGAAATGAACGATACCGAAGGGAGGCTTTCTTCCCTAGGAACTCTTTCGGACTATCACCGGGACAATAACTCCCTGGACCTTGCCATAGCTTATGCCACTCAGGCTTATGAATTGGCAGCAGAAACTAAGTCAAACTATCAGATCAGCATAGCTGCCAGCAAAATGGCTCACTTGTCAGCGCTGAACCGGGATTTTGAAAAAGCATACGAGTACCAGCGAATCAATGAGGCCAGCAATGATTCCATCTTTAATGATTCCAGGGCCAAAATCCGTGCTGAACTAGAGGTCCAATATGAAAGTGAAAAGAAAGAACTAGAGAATCAAAAGCTCCTGAAAGAGCAGGAGCTGGCAGCACTTACGATAACTCGAAAAAATGAATTGCTGCTCATTTTTATCGCAGTCGCTATCTTACTCATTGCCGTGGCCTGGTACCAGCGTAGAACCAACCAAAAGCTCCGGGCAGTCACCAAAAAACTGAAAGAATACAACACTAAGGTAAAATCCCAAAATCAGCAGATCCAACTGCAGTCAGATGAGCTGAACAGCAGTAACCTCCAACTCAAAAAGGCCAACCACTTTCGGGACAAGCTATTCTCCATTATTTCCCATGATTTGAGGACGCCTTTTTCTTCGCTAAATAACTCTCTGGACCTCTGGAAATCCGGAGACCTTAGCAAGGAAGAGATGGACTATGTACTCGCTGCTATTGCTTCCGATGCCCATGCTGCTTCCAGTTTGCTTTCCAACCTGCTTACCTGGGCACGTACACAAATGAGTTCGGATGAAGTAGAAAAGAAGGAGGTTTCAATACAGGACTTAGTCGCATCAAACCAACACCTCTTTGCCAAGCAGCTTGAGCAAAAAAAGCTAGTGCTAGAAAACCATGTCCCAGCCAACTTCACTGTTTACACTGATCCTGATCGCTTAGATTTCATCATCCGCAATGCCCTCTCCAACTCTATCAAATTCACTCCAACCGGGGGTCGAATCCACATTCAAGTAGCTCCGGACCATCCCTCTGCCCTATTGATCAAGGATAGTGGTAAAGGCATGGACGAAAACCAAATTGATAGTCTGTTCGAAAACAAACAGTTTTCTTCCTCAGGCACTGATGGAGAGCAAGGAACAGGCATTGGTCTAATGCTGGTCAAAGATTTTGCTGACAGCATAGGCGCCGGGATCAGCATCAGTAGCGAAAAAGGAAATGGCACTACTTTTAAAATCATCTTTTCCTGA
- a CDS encoding DUF3823 domain-containing protein, whose product MKLKSINTYLILLIGLMAASCDFDNFEEPKSTLSGRVVYNGEPLGLRSNGVQLELWQHGYDLFQKIPVYVDQDGSFSAVLFDGDYKMTLLRGNGPWMDQTDSIDVQVRGNQIVDVEVQPYYVLSNTSVNRNGDNLSVTFTVDGVNADRGLEHASVYMGRTMLTDAVRNDGIFNVPADQIELGTPVTIEVPIPGNLSARSEIFVRIGAKTVGIPELVYTQVESITL is encoded by the coding sequence ATGAAATTGAAATCCATAAATACTTATTTAATCCTGCTGATAGGCCTAATGGCTGCCAGCTGCGATTTTGATAACTTTGAGGAGCCGAAATCCACCCTCAGTGGCAGGGTGGTTTATAACGGAGAACCTCTAGGTCTGCGAAGCAATGGTGTGCAACTGGAACTTTGGCAGCATGGTTATGATCTTTTCCAAAAGATTCCTGTCTATGTAGATCAAGACGGTTCTTTCTCAGCTGTGCTCTTTGATGGAGATTACAAGATGACCTTACTGCGTGGTAATGGCCCGTGGATGGATCAGACTGACTCCATAGATGTGCAGGTAAGAGGAAACCAGATAGTAGATGTAGAAGTGCAGCCATATTACGTATTAAGCAATACCAGCGTCAATCGAAACGGTGACAATCTATCCGTAACCTTCACCGTAGACGGCGTCAATGCCGATAGAGGCCTGGAACATGCTTCGGTCTATATGGGTAGAACCATGCTGACTGATGCAGTTAGAAATGACGGAATATTTAATGTGCCTGCGGACCAAATCGAATTAGGGACTCCCGTTACAATAGAGGTGCCTATTCCCGGAAATCTCTCTGCAAGAAGCGAGATTTTCGTAAGGATAGGAGCTAAAACAGTGGGGATTCCAGAGTTGGTTTATACTCAGGTTGAAAGCATAACATTGTAA
- a CDS encoding RagB/SusD family nutrient uptake outer membrane protein, which translates to MKFFKRYILGLTLLSMLSTSCDSDYLELEPPNILLDDQVWNDTKLITGVLSNYYDRLPAHTSLTTGWADFAAYDEAMWSGYSGNDGLNNIFSYNFGRWSLWDYGLIRDINLAIDKLNTVSELSEDQKTQFLSELRFIRAYVYFEHVKRMGGVPLITEELIYDFSGDPSYLQYPRNTEAEVYDFVISEMEAIMPTLGNNGSQTRANRFTALAVVSRAALYAGSLAKYNSEMGSPIQLPGGEVGIDPSRAEGYYTKSLNASKTILEEGGYGLYNANPDLGENFYEAIITKNGNPEVIWAQDYLLSADKRHGFTYDNVARSAREDNLGSSAITPGLGLVEDFQYLDGSSGELKTHTEDGSDYIYYDEVDDIFENKDARLYGTVIYPGASFRGQEIFMQAGVMVWNGNSYDRIESDGLATEYEDGGVLVAAGGPHRSIQEVSNTGFYLRKYVDNAVGASTRGIRSEVWWVRFRLGEIYLNAAEAAFELGMPEAVDYINVLRERAGFGPNSLSSLTMEDIMQERRVELAFEDHVVWDYKRWRVAHEKWDGNTSNPESMIYSLYPYRVVRPGDPRDGKFVFVRSVAPRFRAPRFFQLGNYYSFIGQDIIDANPKIVRNPFH; encoded by the coding sequence ATGAAATTCTTCAAAAGATATATTTTAGGGTTGACGCTATTATCCATGCTATCAACCTCCTGCGATTCAGATTACTTAGAGCTGGAGCCGCCAAATATCCTACTTGACGATCAGGTATGGAATGATACCAAGCTAATCACTGGTGTTCTTTCTAATTATTATGACAGATTACCTGCACATACATCCCTGACTACGGGATGGGCTGATTTTGCAGCCTACGATGAGGCCATGTGGTCCGGATATTCTGGAAATGATGGTCTGAACAATATATTTTCCTACAACTTCGGTAGATGGAGCCTGTGGGATTATGGATTGATCCGAGATATCAACCTGGCTATTGACAAACTGAATACTGTTTCAGAATTGTCAGAAGATCAAAAAACGCAGTTTCTGAGTGAACTTAGATTTATTCGTGCCTACGTGTACTTCGAGCATGTGAAGCGAATGGGGGGAGTTCCGCTCATCACGGAAGAGTTGATCTATGATTTCAGTGGAGATCCTAGTTACCTTCAGTATCCAAGAAATACCGAAGCAGAAGTTTACGACTTTGTGATCTCTGAAATGGAAGCCATCATGCCTACTTTGGGTAACAATGGCAGCCAAACCCGTGCAAATAGATTTACTGCACTGGCAGTGGTGAGTAGAGCGGCCCTATATGCAGGATCCTTGGCGAAGTATAATTCAGAAATGGGTTCTCCGATCCAGTTGCCTGGAGGAGAAGTGGGAATTGATCCTTCTAGAGCTGAAGGATACTACACCAAGTCTCTGAACGCGTCAAAAACCATTTTGGAAGAAGGAGGCTATGGTCTTTATAATGCTAACCCTGACCTGGGTGAAAATTTCTACGAGGCTATTATCACCAAGAATGGTAACCCAGAGGTGATCTGGGCACAGGACTATTTGCTTTCAGCGGATAAAAGACATGGATTTACCTATGACAACGTGGCTAGATCTGCTCGTGAAGATAACCTGGGTTCCTCGGCTATCACTCCAGGTTTGGGGTTGGTAGAGGACTTCCAGTATTTGGATGGAAGTTCAGGAGAACTTAAAACTCATACAGAAGATGGGTCTGACTATATCTATTATGATGAGGTAGATGACATCTTTGAAAATAAGGATGCCAGATTGTATGGAACAGTAATCTACCCAGGAGCCTCCTTTAGAGGTCAGGAGATCTTTATGCAAGCTGGAGTCATGGTTTGGAACGGTAATTCCTACGACCGAATCGAATCTGACGGATTGGCTACAGAATATGAAGATGGTGGAGTTTTGGTTGCGGCCGGTGGTCCTCACCGTTCTATCCAGGAAGTTTCAAATACAGGTTTCTATCTTAGAAAGTATGTAGATAATGCTGTAGGAGCTAGTACCAGAGGTATACGTAGTGAAGTATGGTGGGTAAGATTCAGACTGGGTGAAATCTACCTGAATGCTGCTGAGGCTGCTTTCGAACTGGGTATGCCAGAAGCAGTGGATTATATCAATGTGCTTAGAGAAAGAGCAGGGTTTGGCCCGAATAGTCTAAGCAGCCTAACTATGGAAGATATCATGCAGGAACGCAGAGTAGAGCTGGCATTTGAGGATCATGTAGTATGGGATTACAAAAGATGGAGAGTGGCTCATGAAAAATGGGATGGCAATACCAGTAACCCAGAAAGCATGATCTATAGCCTCTATCCATATCGGGTAGTTAGACCGGGTGATCCGCGAGATGGCAAGTTTGTATTTGTACGCTCAGTCGCTCCTAGATTCCGTGCACCGAGATTCTTCCAGTTGGGAAATTACTATTCCTTCATTGGGCAGGATATCATCGATGCCAATCCTAAAATTGTAAGAAACCCATTCCATTAA